One Streptomyces sp. RPA4-2 genomic window carries:
- a CDS encoding amino acid permease, translated as MTSSQVDQTDEPRAGSEAVGGDTLEEGYERGLGSRQVQMIAIGGAIGVGLFLGAGANIAKAGPSLILMYALAGVIIFFIMRALGELLLYRPVSGSFAEYSREFLGPFFGYFTGWTYWLMWVVTGMAELTAAAIYVHYWFPAVPQWVTALVFLVVLFVANLISVKLFGEIEFWFSMVKVTALIGMIVIGLGVLTFGFSSAGDTASVANLWQFDGFFPKGIGSSLMTLQGVMFAYLAVELVGVTAGESENPEKTLPKAINTLPWRIALFYVGALTVILCVVKWTEFAPGVSPFVEAFAKIGIPAGAGIVNFVVLTAALSSCNSGMYSTGRMLRTLADNGEAPKVFNKLSSTKTPAFGITVSVLFMGIGVILNYIVPEKAFGYVTSVATAAGIWTWLMILVSHILYRRAVDAGRLPASSFPAPGGAKCSWVAVAFLLFVTGLIAYDADSRICLYVMAVWAAALAVGWAVLKARNPQVAERREPTFEKTG; from the coding sequence ATGACCTCATCGCAGGTCGACCAGACCGACGAGCCGCGCGCAGGCAGTGAGGCCGTGGGCGGCGACACCCTCGAAGAGGGGTACGAGCGCGGGCTCGGAAGCCGTCAGGTCCAGATGATCGCGATCGGCGGCGCCATCGGCGTCGGTCTCTTCCTGGGTGCCGGGGCGAACATCGCCAAGGCCGGACCCAGCCTCATCCTCATGTACGCCCTGGCCGGCGTGATCATCTTCTTCATCATGCGGGCACTCGGCGAACTGCTGCTGTACCGCCCGGTCTCGGGGTCCTTCGCGGAGTACTCCCGCGAGTTCCTCGGCCCGTTCTTCGGCTACTTCACCGGCTGGACGTACTGGCTGATGTGGGTGGTCACCGGCATGGCCGAGCTGACCGCCGCCGCGATCTACGTCCACTACTGGTTCCCGGCCGTCCCCCAATGGGTGACCGCACTGGTGTTCCTCGTGGTCCTCTTCGTGGCGAACCTGATCTCGGTCAAGCTCTTCGGCGAGATCGAGTTCTGGTTCTCGATGGTCAAGGTCACCGCGCTGATCGGCATGATCGTGATCGGCCTCGGCGTGCTCACCTTCGGCTTCAGCTCCGCCGGTGACACCGCCTCCGTCGCCAACCTCTGGCAGTTCGACGGCTTCTTCCCCAAGGGCATCGGCTCGTCCCTGATGACCCTCCAGGGCGTCATGTTCGCCTACCTCGCCGTCGAGCTCGTCGGCGTCACCGCGGGCGAGTCCGAGAACCCCGAGAAGACGCTCCCCAAGGCCATCAACACCCTCCCGTGGCGCATCGCCCTCTTCTACGTCGGCGCGCTCACGGTCATCCTCTGCGTCGTGAAGTGGACGGAGTTCGCCCCCGGGGTGAGCCCCTTCGTGGAAGCCTTCGCGAAGATCGGCATCCCGGCCGGCGCCGGCATCGTCAACTTCGTCGTGCTCACCGCCGCCCTGTCCTCCTGCAACTCCGGCATGTACTCCACGGGCCGCATGCTGCGCACCCTCGCCGACAACGGCGAGGCGCCGAAGGTCTTCAACAAGCTCTCCTCGACCAAGACCCCGGCCTTCGGCATCACGGTCTCCGTGCTCTTCATGGGCATCGGCGTGATCCTGAACTACATCGTCCCGGAGAAGGCCTTCGGCTACGTCACCTCGGTGGCCACCGCGGCCGGCATCTGGACCTGGCTGATGATCCTGGTCAGCCACATTCTCTACCGCCGCGCGGTCGACGCCGGACGCCTGCCGGCCTCGTCCTTCCCGGCGCCGGGCGGCGCGAAGTGCAGCTGGGTCGCGGTCGCGTTCCTGCTCTTCGTCACGGGCCTGATCGCCTACGACGCCGACTCCCGCATCTGCCTCTACGTGATGGCCGTCTGGGCCGCCGCGCTGGCCGTGGGCTGGGCCGTCCTCAAGGCACGCAACCCGCAGGTCGCCGAGCGCCGCGAGCCCACCTTCGAGAAGACCGGCTGA
- a CDS encoding MoaD/ThiS family protein, translating into MAIEVRIPTILRTYTGGEKAVEGGGETLAELFADLETRHAGIQARIVDDGQLRRFVNVYLNDEDVRFLDGINTKLADGDNVTILPAVAGGMA; encoded by the coding sequence ATGGCCATCGAGGTCCGCATCCCCACCATCCTGCGCACCTACACCGGCGGCGAGAAGGCCGTCGAGGGCGGCGGGGAGACCCTCGCCGAGCTCTTCGCCGACCTCGAGACCCGGCACGCGGGCATCCAGGCACGCATCGTCGACGACGGCCAGCTGCGCCGCTTCGTCAACGTCTACCTGAACGACGAGGACGTCCGCTTCCTCGACGGCATCAACACCAAGCTCGCCGACGGCGACAACGTGACGATCCTGCCGGCCGTGGCCGGCGGCATGGCCTGA
- a CDS encoding PLP-dependent cysteine synthase family protein, whose product MRYDSPLAAVGNTPLVRLPRLSPSADVRVWAKLEDRNPTGSVKDRPALHMIEQAEKDGRLTPGCTILEPTSGNTGISLAMAAKLKGYRMVCVMPENTSQERRELLGMWGAEIIPSPAAGGSNTAVRVAKELSAEHPDWVMLYQYGNPDNAGAHYATTGPEILADLPSITHFVAGLGTTGTLMGVGRFLRENKPDVKIVAAEPRYDDLVYGLRNLDEGFVPELYDASVLTTRFSVGSADAVTRTRELLQQEGIFAGVSTGAALHAALGVGRKALAAGESADIVFVVADGGWKYLSTGVYTAATTEEAIATLQGQLWA is encoded by the coding sequence ATGCGCTACGACTCCCCGCTCGCCGCGGTGGGCAACACCCCTCTGGTGCGCCTGCCGCGGCTCTCGCCGTCCGCGGACGTCCGTGTCTGGGCGAAGCTGGAGGACCGCAATCCCACCGGCTCGGTCAAGGACCGGCCCGCGCTGCACATGATCGAACAGGCGGAGAAGGACGGCCGTCTGACACCCGGCTGCACCATCCTGGAACCGACGTCGGGCAACACGGGCATCTCGCTGGCGATGGCGGCGAAGCTCAAGGGCTACCGCATGGTGTGCGTGATGCCCGAGAACACCTCGCAGGAACGGCGTGAGCTGCTCGGCATGTGGGGCGCGGAGATCATCCCCAGCCCGGCCGCCGGCGGCTCCAACACCGCCGTGCGCGTCGCGAAGGAACTGTCGGCCGAGCACCCCGACTGGGTGATGCTGTACCAGTACGGGAACCCCGACAACGCGGGGGCGCACTACGCGACGACAGGGCCGGAGATCCTCGCCGACCTGCCTTCCATCACCCACTTCGTGGCGGGCCTCGGCACCACCGGCACCCTGATGGGCGTCGGGCGCTTCCTCCGGGAGAACAAGCCGGACGTGAAGATCGTCGCGGCGGAGCCGCGCTACGACGACCTGGTGTACGGGCTGCGCAACCTGGACGAGGGCTTCGTACCCGAGCTGTACGACGCGTCCGTCCTGACCACCCGGTTCTCGGTCGGCTCCGCCGACGCGGTGACCCGCACCCGGGAGCTGCTCCAGCAGGAGGGCATCTTCGCGGGGGTCTCCACCGGGGCCGCGCTGCATGCCGCGCTCGGGGTCGGCCGCAAGGCGCTCGCCGCGGGGGAGAGCGCGGACATCGTCTTCGTGGTGGCCGACGGGGGCTGGAAGTACCTGTCGACGGGGGTCTACACCGCCGCGACGACGGAGGAGGCCATCGCCACGCTCCAGGGGCAGCTCTGGGCGTAG
- a CDS encoding PTS transporter subunit EIIC, with product MTTASAAPAADKKKGSGVMAVLQRIGRSLMLPVAVLPAAALLVRLGNTDMLGRPSFPTFFTKIAGFMAAGGNAILDNMALLFAVGIAIGFAKKSDGSTALAAVVGYLVFKNVLATFTDKNLPKVATAVDGKVVMVDAPVDAKVLGGVVMGIVVALLYQKFHRTKLPDWAGFFGGRRLVPILSAFAGLLIGIVFGYIWPVLGTGLHNFGEWLVGSGAVGAGIFGVANRALIPIGMHHLLNSFPWFQAGEYHGKSGDIGRFLAGDPTAGQFMTGFFPIMMFGLPAACLAIVHCARPERRKVVGGMMFSIALTSFVTGVTEPIEFTFMFIAPALYAIHALLTGASLALTWALGMKDGFGFSAGAVDFGLNIGIASNPWGLVLVGLCFAVVYYVVFRFAITKWNLPTPGRESDEELAELLKAEAK from the coding sequence GTGACCACGGCCAGCGCCGCTCCCGCGGCCGACAAGAAGAAGGGCTCCGGCGTGATGGCTGTTCTGCAGCGCATCGGCCGCAGCCTGATGTTGCCGGTCGCCGTACTGCCCGCCGCCGCGCTCCTGGTGCGACTGGGCAACACCGACATGCTCGGCCGTCCGTCCTTCCCCACGTTCTTCACCAAGATCGCCGGCTTCATGGCGGCCGGCGGCAACGCGATCCTCGACAACATGGCGCTGCTGTTCGCCGTGGGCATCGCGATCGGCTTCGCGAAGAAGTCGGACGGCTCCACGGCGCTCGCTGCGGTGGTCGGCTACCTGGTCTTCAAGAACGTGCTGGCGACCTTCACCGACAAGAACCTGCCGAAGGTGGCCACGGCCGTCGACGGCAAGGTCGTCATGGTCGACGCACCGGTGGACGCCAAGGTCCTGGGCGGCGTGGTGATGGGCATAGTCGTCGCCCTGCTCTACCAGAAGTTCCACCGGACCAAGCTGCCCGACTGGGCCGGCTTCTTCGGCGGCCGCCGCCTCGTCCCGATCCTGTCCGCCTTCGCGGGCCTGCTGATCGGCATCGTGTTCGGATACATCTGGCCGGTGCTCGGCACCGGTCTGCACAACTTCGGTGAGTGGCTGGTCGGTTCGGGCGCCGTCGGCGCCGGCATCTTCGGTGTCGCCAACCGTGCGCTGATCCCGATCGGCATGCACCACCTGCTGAACTCCTTCCCCTGGTTCCAGGCGGGCGAGTACCACGGCAAGAGCGGTGACATCGGGCGCTTCCTGGCCGGCGACCCGACCGCGGGCCAGTTCATGACCGGCTTCTTCCCGATCATGATGTTCGGCCTGCCGGCCGCGTGCCTGGCGATCGTGCACTGCGCCCGCCCCGAGCGCCGCAAGGTCGTCGGCGGCATGATGTTCTCCATCGCTCTGACCTCGTTCGTCACGGGTGTCACCGAGCCGATCGAGTTCACCTTCATGTTCATCGCACCGGCCCTGTACGCCATCCACGCCCTGCTCACCGGCGCGTCCCTGGCGCTGACCTGGGCGCTCGGCATGAAGGACGGCTTCGGCTTCTCCGCCGGCGCGGTCGACTTCGGCCTGAACATCGGCATCGCGAGCAACCCATGGGGCCTGGTCCTGGTCGGACTCTGCTTCGCGGTCGTCTACTACGTCGTCTTCCGCTTCGCGATCACGAAGTGGAACCTGCCGACGCCGGGCCGCGAGTCCGACGAGGAACTCGCGGAGCTGCTGAAGGCCGAGGCCAAGTAG
- a CDS encoding type II toxin-antitoxin system PemK/MazF family toxin, with protein MDTSWWLALAAVVLLALVATLVDGWGRRGRRPSARTRPPGRPGRPGRRPARRSVGVRRGTRPRPAEIWWANVPYEDMAGGKDRPCLVLVVRGERATVAKITSKYHDERAGVIPLPPGAVGDGRASFLETDELREVSVGEFRRRVGVVDPVLWDQVRHLAD; from the coding sequence ATGGACACGTCCTGGTGGCTCGCGTTGGCGGCCGTGGTGCTGCTCGCGCTCGTCGCGACGCTGGTGGACGGCTGGGGACGCCGTGGGCGCCGGCCCTCCGCCCGCACCCGGCCGCCCGGCCGGCCCGGTCGCCCCGGCCGGCGGCCCGCGCGACGGTCCGTCGGGGTGCGGCGGGGGACGCGGCCCCGGCCGGCGGAGATCTGGTGGGCGAACGTTCCCTACGAGGACATGGCCGGAGGCAAGGACCGGCCGTGTCTGGTCCTGGTGGTGCGGGGGGAACGGGCGACCGTCGCGAAGATCACGAGCAAGTACCACGACGAGCGGGCCGGGGTGATTCCGCTGCCGCCCGGGGCGGTCGGGGACGGGCGGGCGAGTTTCCTGGAGACGGATGAGCTGCGCGAGGTGTCCGTCGGGGAGTTCCGGCGGCGGGTCGGGGTGGTCGATCCGGTGCTGTGGGACCAGGTCCGCCACCTGGCCGACTGA
- a CDS encoding PTS transporter subunit EIIC: MSADSAAVPAHARWNNLFQGLQKMGRSLQLPIAVLPAAGILNRFGQPDMFGSDGLGWDSVSKVMKGAGGALLDGSLGLPLLFCVGVSIGMAKKADGSTALAAVAGFLVYFGVLHQFPESCAQQAKVIQNIGCQLPDTSVTAFTYQNPGVFGGIVMGLLTAYFWQRFHRTRLVDWLGFFNGRRLVPIIMSFVAIVFAALCLWIWPPVGDGLQTFSDWLVSLGAWGAGVFGLANRALLVIGLHQFLNVPIWFQFGSYTTPDGTVVHGDINMFLQGDPNAGQFTSGFFPIMMFALPAACLAMTHCARPHRRKEIGGMMLSLALTSFVTGITEPIEYSFVFIAPVLYAVHAVLTGVSMAVTWGLGVHDGFSFSAGLIDYVINWNLATRPWAIIPIGLCFAVLYYVIFRFAITRFDLRTPGREPEEEVEDLTKA; this comes from the coding sequence ATGAGTGCCGACAGCGCCGCCGTACCCGCGCACGCCCGCTGGAACAACCTGTTCCAGGGCCTGCAGAAGATGGGCCGCAGCCTCCAGCTCCCCATCGCGGTACTGCCTGCCGCGGGCATTCTCAACCGCTTCGGCCAGCCGGACATGTTCGGTTCGGACGGACTCGGCTGGGACAGCGTCTCCAAGGTCATGAAGGGTGCCGGCGGCGCGCTGCTCGACGGCTCGCTCGGGTTGCCGCTGCTGTTCTGCGTCGGCGTGTCCATCGGTATGGCGAAGAAGGCGGACGGCTCCACCGCGCTCGCGGCGGTCGCGGGGTTTCTCGTGTACTTCGGCGTGCTGCACCAGTTCCCGGAGAGCTGTGCGCAGCAGGCGAAGGTCATCCAGAACATCGGCTGCCAGTTGCCCGACACCTCCGTGACGGCGTTCACGTACCAGAATCCGGGGGTCTTCGGCGGCATCGTCATGGGGCTGCTGACCGCCTACTTCTGGCAGCGGTTCCACCGCACCAGGCTGGTGGACTGGCTCGGCTTCTTCAACGGGCGCCGGCTCGTGCCGATCATCATGTCGTTCGTCGCCATCGTGTTCGCCGCGCTGTGCCTGTGGATCTGGCCGCCGGTCGGCGACGGCCTGCAGACCTTCAGCGACTGGCTGGTCAGTCTGGGCGCGTGGGGCGCGGGCGTGTTCGGCCTGGCCAACCGGGCCCTGCTGGTGATCGGCCTGCACCAGTTCCTGAACGTGCCCATCTGGTTCCAGTTCGGCAGCTACACCACACCGGACGGGACGGTGGTGCACGGTGACATCAACATGTTCCTGCAGGGCGACCCGAACGCGGGTCAGTTCACGTCGGGCTTCTTCCCCATCATGATGTTCGCGCTGCCGGCCGCCTGTCTGGCCATGACCCACTGCGCGAGGCCGCATCGCCGCAAGGAGATCGGCGGCATGATGCTCTCGCTCGCGCTGACGTCGTTCGTCACCGGCATCACGGAACCGATCGAGTACTCCTTCGTGTTCATCGCGCCGGTGCTGTACGCCGTCCACGCGGTGCTCACCGGTGTCTCCATGGCGGTGACCTGGGGGCTCGGCGTGCACGACGGCTTCAGTTTCTCGGCCGGTCTCATCGACTACGTCATCAACTGGAACCTGGCGACGAGACCGTGGGCGATCATCCCGATCGGGCTGTGCTTCGCCGTCCTGTACTACGTGATCTTCCGGTTCGCGATCACCAGGTTCGATCTCAGAACGCCCGGACGGGAGCCGGAGGAAGAGGTCGAGGACCTCACCAAGGCGTAG
- a CDS encoding Mov34/MPN/PAD-1 family protein: MLTITQALVDQIVAHARQDHPDEACGVVAGPAGTGRPERFIPMLNAARSPTFYEFDSGDLLKLYREMDDRDEEPVIIYHSHTATEAYPSRTDISYANEPGAHYVLVSTADADDAGPFQFRSYRILEGEVTEEELKIVEAY, translated from the coding sequence ATGCTGACCATCACTCAGGCCCTCGTCGACCAGATCGTCGCGCACGCGCGCCAGGACCACCCCGACGAGGCGTGCGGCGTCGTCGCCGGCCCGGCGGGCACGGGCCGCCCCGAGCGCTTCATCCCGATGCTCAACGCCGCCCGCTCGCCCACCTTCTACGAGTTCGACTCGGGCGATCTGCTGAAGCTGTACCGCGAGATGGACGACCGCGACGAGGAGCCGGTGATCATCTACCACTCCCACACGGCGACCGAGGCGTACCCCTCCCGCACGGACATCTCCTACGCCAACGAGCCCGGCGCGCACTACGTCCTCGTCTCGACCGCGGACGCCGACGACGCCGGACCCTTCCAGTTCCGTTCGTACCGGATCCTGGAGGGCGAGGTGACGGAGGAGGAGCTCAAGATCGTAGAGGCCTACTGA
- the rdgB gene encoding RdgB/HAM1 family non-canonical purine NTP pyrophosphatase, with product MTRLILATRNAGKITELKAILADAGLTHDLVGAEAFPEIPDVRETGVTFAENALLKAHALARATGLPAVADDSGLCVDVLNGAPGIFSARWAGRHGDDQANLDLLLAQLSDIDEPHRGAHFACAAALALPDGTERVVEGQLRGTLRHTPAGTNGFGYDPVLQPDGETRTCAELSPDEKNAISHRGKAFRGLVPVVRELLG from the coding sequence ATGACCCGCCTGATCCTCGCCACCCGCAACGCCGGAAAGATCACCGAGCTGAAGGCGATCCTCGCCGACGCCGGTCTCACCCACGACCTCGTCGGCGCGGAGGCCTTCCCGGAGATCCCCGACGTCCGGGAGACCGGCGTCACCTTCGCCGAGAACGCCCTCCTCAAGGCCCACGCCCTGGCCCGGGCCACCGGCCTGCCCGCCGTCGCCGACGACTCCGGCCTCTGCGTCGACGTCCTGAACGGCGCGCCCGGCATCTTCTCCGCCCGCTGGGCCGGCCGGCACGGCGACGACCAGGCCAACCTGGACCTCCTGCTGGCCCAGCTCTCCGACATCGACGAGCCGCACCGGGGCGCCCACTTCGCCTGCGCGGCGGCCCTCGCCCTGCCCGACGGCACGGAGCGGGTGGTGGAGGGCCAGCTGAGGGGCACCCTCCGGCACACCCCCGCGGGCACGAACGGCTTCGGCTACGACCCGGTCCTCCAGCCGGACGGAGAGACGCGCACCTGCGCGGAACTCTCCCCCGACGAGAAGAACGCGATCAGCCACCGGGGGAAGGCGTTCCGGGGGCTGGTGCCGGTGGTTCGGGAGTTGTTGGGCTGA
- the clpS gene encoding ATP-dependent Clp protease adapter ClpS, which translates to MGRVTAPAPLETEKTESAEEVFAVPEPDVPWVTIVHNDPVNLMSYVTYVFQTYFGYTKDKATKLMMDVHHKGRAVVSSGTREEMERDVQAMHGYGLWATLQQDRK; encoded by the coding sequence ATGGGCCGTGTGACGGCTCCCGCACCCCTAGAGACCGAAAAGACCGAGTCGGCGGAGGAGGTCTTCGCCGTGCCCGAGCCGGACGTTCCCTGGGTCACGATCGTGCACAACGACCCGGTCAACCTCATGAGCTACGTGACGTATGTCTTCCAGACGTACTTCGGGTACACCAAGGACAAGGCGACCAAGCTCATGATGGACGTCCACCACAAGGGCCGGGCGGTCGTGTCCAGCGGCACGCGCGAGGAGATGGAACGCGACGTGCAGGCGATGCACGGCTACGGTCTGTGGGCCACCCTCCAGCAGGACCGGAAGTAA
- a CDS encoding glucose PTS transporter subunit EIIB — translation MATKAEKIVAGLGGIDNIEEVEGCITRLRTEVVDPSKVDEAALKAAGAHGVVKMGTAIQVVIGTDADPIAADIEDMM, via the coding sequence ATGGCCACCAAGGCTGAGAAGATCGTCGCCGGGCTCGGCGGCATCGACAACATCGAAGAGGTCGAAGGCTGCATCACCCGCCTGCGCACCGAGGTCGTCGACCCGAGCAAGGTCGACGAGGCCGCCCTGAAGGCAGCCGGAGCCCACGGCGTCGTCAAGATGGGCACCGCCATCCAGGTCGTCATCGGCACCGACGCCGACCCGATCGCCGCGGACATCGAAGACATGATGTGA
- the rph gene encoding ribonuclease PH has translation MSRIDGRTPEQLRPITIQRGWSKHAEGSVLVSFGDTKVFCTASVTEGVPRWRKGSGEGWVTAEYSMLPRATNTRGDRESVRGKIGGRTHEISRLIGRSLRAVIDYKALGENTIVLDCDVLQADGGTRTAAITGAYVALADAVTWAQNKKLVKPGRKPLTGTVSAVSVGIVGGVPLLDLCYEEDVKADTDMNVVCTGDGRFVEVQGTAEAEPFDRKELNALLDLAVSGCDELAAIQRAALEATVG, from the coding sequence ATGTCTCGAATCGACGGCCGCACCCCTGAGCAACTGCGCCCCATCACCATCCAGCGCGGCTGGAGCAAGCACGCCGAAGGCTCCGTCCTCGTCTCCTTCGGCGACACCAAGGTGTTCTGCACCGCCTCCGTCACGGAGGGCGTCCCGCGCTGGCGCAAGGGCAGCGGCGAAGGCTGGGTCACCGCCGAGTACTCCATGCTCCCGCGCGCCACCAACACCCGCGGCGACCGCGAATCCGTCCGCGGCAAGATCGGCGGCCGCACCCACGAGATCAGCCGACTGATCGGCCGCTCCCTGCGCGCCGTCATCGACTACAAGGCCCTCGGCGAGAACACCATCGTCCTGGACTGCGACGTCCTGCAGGCCGACGGCGGCACGCGCACGGCGGCCATCACCGGCGCCTACGTCGCACTGGCCGACGCCGTCACCTGGGCGCAGAACAAGAAGCTGGTCAAGCCCGGCCGCAAGCCCCTCACCGGCACGGTCTCCGCCGTCTCCGTCGGCATCGTCGGCGGCGTCCCCCTCCTCGACCTCTGCTACGAGGAGGACGTCAAGGCCGACACCGACATGAACGTGGTCTGCACCGGCGACGGCCGCTTCGTCGAGGTCCAGGGCACCGCCGAGGCCGAGCCCTTCGACCGCAAGGAGCTCAACGCGCTGCTCGACCTGGCCGTCTCGGGCTGCGACGAACTCGCGGCGATCCAGCGGGCGGCGCTCGAGGCAACCGTGGGTTAA
- a CDS encoding MBL fold metallo-hydrolase: protein MKLTVVGCSGSFPSAESACSSYLVEADGFRLLLDMGNGALGELQRHCGLYDLDAIFLSHLHADHCIDMCAYFVARYYRHEGGRCDPIPVYGPEGTEQRLTTAYADTPTASSMSEVFDFHTVKPGSFEIGPFTVHTERVRHPVEAYAIRVEHGGKSLTYSGDTGVTVTLDELARDTDLFLCEAAFTHGKENIPDLHLNGREAGETAGRAGARRLLLTHIPPWTDPRINLADARTAYSGPADLAVPGMSYEI from the coding sequence ATGAAGCTCACCGTCGTCGGCTGCTCGGGGTCGTTCCCGTCCGCGGAATCGGCCTGCTCGAGCTACCTCGTAGAGGCCGACGGCTTCCGGCTGCTTCTCGACATGGGCAACGGTGCCCTTGGCGAGCTGCAGCGCCACTGCGGTCTTTACGACCTCGACGCGATCTTCCTCAGCCATCTGCACGCCGACCACTGCATCGACATGTGCGCGTACTTCGTCGCGCGCTACTACCGCCATGAGGGCGGCCGCTGCGACCCGATCCCCGTCTACGGACCCGAGGGCACGGAGCAGCGCCTGACCACCGCGTACGCGGACACCCCCACCGCCTCCTCGATGAGCGAGGTCTTCGACTTCCACACGGTCAAGCCGGGGTCGTTCGAGATCGGCCCGTTCACCGTCCACACGGAACGGGTCCGCCACCCCGTGGAGGCGTACGCCATCCGTGTCGAGCACGGTGGGAAGTCGCTGACGTACTCCGGGGACACGGGTGTCACCGTGACCCTGGACGAACTCGCCCGGGACACCGACCTGTTCCTCTGCGAGGCCGCGTTCACGCACGGCAAGGAGAACATCCCCGACCTGCATCTCAACGGCCGTGAGGCGGGTGAGACGGCGGGCCGTGCCGGAGCCCGCCGTCTCCTGCTCACCCACATCCCGCCGTGGACGGACCCCCGGATCAACCTGGCCGACGCCCGCACGGCGTACTCGGGCCCGGCGGATCTGGCGGTGCCTGGGATGTCGTACGAGATCTAG
- a CDS encoding DUF2017 domain-containing protein, producing MPGHFEPLPDGGAAVALDEVEISIIRSLAVQLLELIGPGPAADAPDDPLAELFAEGPSEPPSDPVLQRLFPDAYSGPDVEASSPEQAEEQRAYSSEFRRFTENDLRAGKRENALVVIRCLDALTTAGDGGAVLKLSVPESESWLRALNDLRLAIGARLDVVDEEDTDLLYRLPDEDPRKPMVMAYLWLGGLQETLVETLLP from the coding sequence ATGCCAGGACACTTCGAACCGCTCCCCGACGGCGGCGCGGCCGTCGCGCTCGACGAGGTCGAGATCTCCATCATCCGCTCCCTCGCCGTGCAGCTCCTGGAGCTCATCGGTCCCGGCCCCGCGGCGGACGCCCCCGACGACCCGCTCGCGGAGCTGTTCGCGGAGGGCCCCAGCGAACCGCCCTCCGACCCGGTGCTCCAGCGCCTCTTCCCGGACGCCTACAGCGGCCCCGACGTCGAGGCCTCCTCGCCGGAGCAGGCCGAGGAACAGCGGGCGTACTCCTCCGAGTTCCGCCGCTTCACCGAGAACGACCTGCGCGCGGGCAAGCGCGAGAACGCCCTCGTGGTGATCCGCTGCCTCGACGCGCTCACCACGGCGGGCGACGGCGGCGCGGTCCTCAAGCTCTCCGTCCCGGAGTCCGAGTCGTGGCTGCGCGCGCTCAACGACCTGCGGCTGGCGATCGGTGCCCGGCTCGACGTCGTCGACGAGGAGGACACCGACCTCCTCTACCGCCTGCCCGACGAGGACCCGCGCAAGCCGATGGTGATGGCGTACCTCTGGCTGGGCGGTCTCCAGGAGACGCTCGTCGAGACCCTTCTGCCCTGA
- a CDS encoding putative leader peptide has product MVSQDVSEKTPGVLLVARLHVDLCRLQSAICTR; this is encoded by the coding sequence ATGGTTTCCCAGGACGTGAGCGAGAAGACGCCGGGCGTGCTGCTCGTGGCGCGGCTGCACGTCGATCTGTGCAGGCTGCAGAGCGCCATCTGTACGCGCTGA